ggcccaggcccgCATCCTTCAGGTCCTCCCTCCCCgggacccccaccccctggaCCTCCCCGTCGCCCAGGGCCCTATGCCCCCTGACCCCTCACGGGGTTCCCAGCCCCGGACCACAGCTGTCCACGACCCCGGCGCCGCTGTCGCCCATCCCTGGGTCCCTCCGCCCACGGCGGTGTCCCCAGAGTGATGGCCAGAACCCTGCCCTGAGTCAGTGGGGACCCAGGTCCCCCGGCCTCGTGCCCCAGCCGGGCTCCTGGCCTGGTGAGTTCTCTTGGGAACCCCGGACCAAGACCCCACGGACGGCACGTGAGAGCAGGCCTGGCCTCAGCCCCGCGCCGCTGGGatgccacctgccccctcccaccccaaccccaaccccaaccccaacccgagcCGTGCAGGCCCGTCCTGGGCACACTCTCTCATCCCGAAGCTCCAGCTCTGCAGCCCAGGCTCCCCCGCTGCCATCCCTGCGGCTCCGTCTGGGTCCACCTGGGGCCTCACAGGTTGTCTCTCCCCAGACGTTCATCTTCACGGACGGGGATGACCCTGAGCTGCAGCTACAGGGAGGTGGGTGCCCTCCCCCACACGTGCACCggggccccccaccctgcctccttgGGTGAAACGGCCTCTGGGTACAGAGCTCTGGGAGGGGAGCCGCTCGCCCAGGATCGCACAGCTGGtagggagcagagccaggaggcCCACCTGCCACCAGCATCCAGCCCCCCCACCTGGGCCGTGCTCAGCCTCCTGAAGGGAGGGCCCTGAGGACACTGCAGCAGAGCCACCCCTTCTTGGCAGCCCCGCTTCAGGCACACGTCCTCACCCCCAGGGTGGCTTTGCATGCTTGGGATTCCACATGGCTGTCCCCTGCCCGGGCCCTGTGGCTCAGCAATAAGGTCAGCAAGTGAGTCCAGGCCAGGCTGGTTGGACCAGTTGGACCCGGCCTGGGGGCTTTGAGCTGGGCGCGATGGCGCGGCCTGCAGGCCACCACAGTTCGGCCTCACGTCTGTGGGGCGGCGGGCCTCCCGACGCTGACCCTGCTGCTCCCGCGTCCCCGCAACCCGGCAGGCGGCCACGTAATCAATACCAACTGCTCAGCCGTGCACACCCGCCAGGCGCTGTGCTGTAAGATGTCGGTGGAGTACGACAAGTTCATCGAGTCCGGACGCAAGTACGTGGCGGCCGCGCTCCGGCGCCCCCGGgagagcccagggctggggcagcccgCACAGCGCCCATTACCCCCCTGCCGGCCCCCTACCCCAGCCCCGCTCGTGAgcatcccccccccgcccccaggtggtTCTGCCACGTGGATGACGACAACTACGTGAACCCCAAGGGCCTGCTCCAGCTGCTGGCCACCTTCTCGCCCAGCCAGGATGTGTACCTGGGGCGGCCCAGCCTGGACCACCCCATCGAGGCCGCCGAGAGGGTCCAGGGAGGTGGAACTGTGAGTGTGGGGCATGGGTACGCGGGCCGGACAGGGGGGGCAGCCGAGTGGCAGCCTGGGGGACACACCGCCTGGCACCTTTCTCCCCCCAGGTGACCACCGTCAAGTTCTGGTTCGCTACTGGCGGGGCCGGGTTCTGCTTGAGCAGAGGCCTCGCTCTGAAGATGAGCCCCTGGGCCAGGTGGGGCGCATGCAGGCACGGCTGCCCGGGCTGggggtcccggggtgggggtgctgagggCTGAGGGCGCTCTGACCTtcggctcccccacccccgccagcctGGGGAGCTTCATGAGCACGGCCGAGCGGGTGCGGCTGCCGGACGACTGCACGGTGGGCTACATCgtggaggggctgctgggggctcGCCTGCTGCCCAGCTCGCTCTTCCACTCCCACCTGGAGAACCTGCAGAGGCTGCCGCCCGACGCGGTGCTGCAGCAGGTATGGTCCACAGGGTGCTCCCGCGCACTTGCCCCTGgggcctccccccacctccctcggGTGCCTGGCCCTTCACCCAGTGGTCTCCTGGCTGCCCGGGGCTCAGGGGTCCTTCCCAGCACCGTATGTTGGTTGCTGCAGACCCTGAGCTTGGCCTGCTGGGCCCCGGGGGCCTGGGTGTGGTGGCTCCTGGTAAGGGGCGGCTGCTGTGCTCTCCAAAGCAGACGGTGGACGGGCCCGGGGCAGCAGCGGAGGCGGCGAGGGCAGTCACAGGCAGGTGCACTTCTCAGCCCTCCGCACCCTGCCTGCCCTGggggccccgccccggagcaggGACAGGGGGTAGACGGCCTGCCCCTGGGGGCCTGGAAGCCAGAGGTGCAGCAGCCTCTCCTGGCCAGACTCCAGACtctggggggaggagagaggtggagggaaggagagaggtggggggtgcaggggaagAGCTGGTCCTAGAGAgcgacctgcccccctcccctcgccCAGGTCACCTTGAGCTACGGAGGCCCAGACAACCCACATAACGTGGTGAACGTGATGGGAGGCTTCAGCCTGCAGCAGGACCCCACGCGGTGAGTGGGCGGCAGGGAGGGGCTCTGGCCCAGCCCCCCCACAACATACACACCCGCCCCCCACAACATACACACCCGGGCAGGCCTGACTGCCACGTCCTCTTTCCAGGTTCAAGTCTGTCCACTGCCTTCTCTACCCGGACACAGACTGGTGTCCTGTGCACAAGCAGAGTGACCTTGACTCTCGGTGACCCTGGGCTCCCAACCCAGGGAGCAGGAGTGTTGCTGACCCCTCCTGGCCTCAGCTCTGTGGCCACAGCCCCGTCCAGGGAGATGTGGGCGCCCTGCCGGCCTCCCCCAGAGCCCCTGGCGTCCCCATTGACCAGGGCCTCTGGAGAGCTGCCTGCCCTGCCGGGGGTGCTGGCTGCCGCAGAAGACAGGACGGGGAGAcactgctcctcctcccagcccagcccccaagGACTGCTCCCACGGGAAGGGCCTCCACCCTAGATCTAGGGGTCTGGGAGCAGGCTGGCATCCGGCTCCCAgggctcctcctgccctcctcacccTGCTACAGAGGGggttctgggcagcctgggttcCCTGAGCGGCTCCAGGCCAGGGCTGCGTGCAGGATCTGTCAGCTGGCCACAGGCGAGCGCAGAGGCTTCGCCTGCAGGCctctggaggtggggggggggggggagccacccgccccccgccccccgccccccaccaggcTTGTTTGCCCAGTGAGAGCACCGTGGTCTCCGAGGGAACTACAGGAAGGACTCGGGCCGCTGGCACAGTGAGGCTCGGGGCACAGCTTGCTCCCAGCCAGGGCATCTCCCTCCAGAGGCCTGCGGGAGTCCTTGGCCACGGTCTTATTTCTGCAGTCTGTTGCCCCACCCCATCCCGCCCCACCCCATCCCAAGCCCAGAAAGAGCAGGAGCCCTTTGTTTGGGGCTCTCTCTGCAGTGCCCAGCAGCTGACCCACTTTGACTGTGCCTTTCCATGGAGAGGGGGGAACGGGGGAGGCCGCACCTCGTTCTGGCCCCTTGCGCTGTTGCCACAAGTGAATAAAAGCTTGATTATTACTCTCTGTTGGCTCATTGACTTAACGGAGCACGGCAGCACCTGGCAGCGCCTCCTCCTGCGGGCCACACCGCCTCAGCTGCTGCTGCAGGACGGCGCCACCCCAGGCCTCTGATCCCCTACCGGCCTCGAGCTGCCCCTGGGACTCTGGTGGGGACTCTGGTGTGAGCCCAAGCGTacagaggggctgggggccgggtCCCGCAGGGAATGAGGAGCACGTCACCAGCCTGTCCCTGAAGGACGGTCTTCCTGTTACACTTACTTTCTCAGCACGCTGCGGAACAACTAGTGTGTGTCTGTGGCAGCAGTGTACGTGGGCATGTGGGTGTGCATGGCTGTGCACGTGTTTACATagtacacatgtgtgcacagCTGTATTTTGAGGAGTGTGCACGTCACAAGTGTAGTACATGGATGTGTGTCCTCGAGTGTGCATGGCCATGCAGGTGTGTGTAGGGCAGGGAGGCAATACCCAGAGATGCAGCTTGGAGTCAGCGTGCACTGGTTTCCGGGTGTGATTCGGTGGTGTGACTCGGCCGGAGGAAGATGCACCCGAAAGTCGCCTGGAGTCAAGCAGAGGCTGCTTCTGCCGAGCGTCAGGTCCCCAGAGGGCCCCAGACTGTCAGGGCGGAGTGGGGGGTGCTAGGGGAGGTCCAACCCAGCGAGTCGCCACCTCACCCGATCCACCTGGAGGGACGCACCTGGAGGGCGTCCTCAAAACTTGCTGcagagggctgcagggggctcagcggtggagcgtctgccttgggcccagggcgtgaccccgggtcccgggatcgagtcccacgtcgggctccccgcaggagcctgcttctccccctgcctgtgtctctgcctctctctgtgtctctcaagaacacataaataaatcttaaaaaaaaagaaacatgacgGCGGCAGCAGAGGGATCGTGACAGAAATAGGCACCGGTCTCAGCCCCGGGTCAGCTGTGGGCGCCCCCGCACGTGGTCTGCACCCCGCCTCGCGTGGATGTGGGTTTGCGTGATGCTCCCCCCGCGGCCCCAGggtccccatccctccctcccgaGTCTCCAGGAGGCCCTTGCTGCGCCTGGGGTCTGGGGTGCTGACCCGACGGGTCCCCCACAGGCCAGGTCCCCCCAGCGGGTCCACTCGGGCTCGGCCAGGTGCCTCCCGGAAGAGACGCTCCGTGTGCACCGCCTCAGCCTCTCAGGCCCCGCtccgcttctccttctcctgttcGGGGCCGGGCTCACGTCCACGGACCCAGGCCTGCAGGCCACGCCACAGCCACGGGCGCTGCTCGACGCGGGGCACACGGCATCCTCGCCCGGCCTCCGCcagccgcccccagccccgcacccGGGGCCTCCGGGGCCGATCGTCCGGCAGCCCTCGCGCAGCGGACcccacggggcggggggcgggggacgaGGGGGGacgggcggggggctcggggcccAGGGGCGGGCGGAGCGGGCAGCAGCCAGACCCCGAAGCAGCAGGTCGGCTGGGGCACGGGTCCCTTGGGAGGGGCTGCGGCAGTGGTGGGCACCGTCCGGCTCGGGGGCTGGGCCCACGCACATCCCCGGACCTCGCGGCCGCTGACCCTGCCGGAGCCCGACGCGGACCTCCGTGTCCTGGGCCCCCAGAGCGCAGGCCCGGGCCGGCGTTAGATCGGCCCAAACTGCTGGAGCCCTAGCCTGGCCACCTGAGGGGCCCGACCCCCTCGTCGGGTCCGGGGGAACCGTCGTCCGGACCCCCGGGCACCCGCCCTCCGAGGGGAGGCGAGACTGGCCGGCTTCCTGCAGCTGCGCGGGCTGCCACGGCGGCTGGTTCAGTggtttttcagagagaaaaaaaaaaagcctggaaagaaacaccaaaatgttattgtctctgaaaaaaatgcaaaaagggtaaaatgcatttttctctttcccctttatgGTATTTTACACATAACAAAGTGTGTCTTGTAACACACATGTACTAGATGCATaatcagaaaacattaaaattgtgtgaattaaatttaaaaattaaattgtgagCACTTGGACCTCCATCTAGCGTGTTTTGAACGAGTCTTTAATAAGCATCAGGACACACCCCCAGGCCAGTACTAGAGGGACggagggcacagggcaggccAGCTGCTGAGGacgactgggggtggggggcggggagcggctGATGATGGGGGGGCCTCCTTGGGGTGACGAAAGCACCCTTGGGCCCCATTTGAAGATCCTATGTTTGCAAATTTGCCCCCTTAATAATGTTTTAATCAAGATCAGCACTTCTTGTTTTCCTGGTCATTGGAAGACGTGCAAATATTTGCACAAACCCAGCGACGTGGGGCCCTGCCTCCGAGATGAAGGCGGGTGGGGGGgctcggggccggggctggggtgcGAATCCCCACTCCCGCACCTGTGGGCAGGGCCGCCTCAGGCAAGTTCTCGGAACATGTCAGAACCtcgttttctcttctgtaaaacaaACAGAATCTACTAGAATGAATTGTTTTTCAATTTCCAGGGTTATTGTGTATGTTGCATGAGGTCGCATGAGCGCATGCACGCACGTCCTCTAAGAGCAATGCTCCTGCATTAGCCCACTTGGTATTTGTGGCGACTTCGTCCCACCGTGAATAACAGGGATTAACCTTATTTTGGGATTAGATAGTGGTGGTTACACAACTCTGAGAATATAATGAAAACCACTCAACTGTACACTGTAACACCGTGCACTTCCTGATGCAAATAATGTCTCAATAAAGATGTTGTTTAGACAGGGAGCCAAGATGAGATTCAAGACTGGAACAGCCCAATTTATTACATAATTTCAGCAAATGAATGGAAACGTTCCCACGAAGACATATCCACCATCAGGTGGTTTCACTGGCAAATTCTATCCAACGTTCAAAGAGGGAAGAACATGAGCAAGTGTTCGGGAGCATGGGTAAGGAGAGGCCTGGGCCCTCGTCTGTGAGGTCAGTGTGACTCTGGCACCAACGCCAGGCAGATACATTTCAAAAAAGCTGAATCTAAACTTTGTatgaggggcgcccggggggggctcagcggttgagcgtctgcctccggcccagggcatgaccctggggtcttgggatagagtctcacgtcggggtcctcgcagggagcctgcttctccctctgcctgtgtctctgcctctctctgtgtcccacatgaataaataaataaaatatttttaaaaccttaaaaaaaaaaaaaacccattgtATGGAAGCGCTAAGCACACGGGATCTTAGAAAAGCACAGAGTTGAAGGACTCCCAGAGCCGACCGTCAGGACCCACTGAAGCTACAGAAGGGAGACAGTGTCTACCCTGGGGCGGACACAGGTGCACGGGTGCACCGTCACGGGGGTCCCGGGAGAGCCCCCAGAGCAATCCAACAAGGAAAAGTCTTTTAAACAAATCGTGCtagaattaatttattaattggtttgtttttacttaaaaaaaaaaaaaagccagcttgGAGCATTAGCCAGGACGGGTCTGGCAGTGGCACAGAAAGGGCTAAGCCCCCGCCCGACATGCGTTTGCTCCCATCACAAGGTGCTGGCAAGGGTCAGGAACCCGGGGCGCGTCTCCCCTTGGGGCTCACCGCCTGTGCTTTCCTCGTCACCCGGTAAAAGGGAGGCGGAGAGAAGAGAGTGTGATGAGCACAGAGGCTCAGCGCCCCAGCCCGGAGGGGACACACAGTCGCCTCCGCAAGTGTGGAGCGGCCCTGGGTTCGGTGAGTGCCCTCGACCGGTGACTGAGCCGACTGGAGGGACTGGAGAGGAGCCGGCGCCGGCTTCTCACAAAGCACCTGTTACCTGTTATCACGAGAGACACAAACTCCGGTTTTCAGCCAGCGTGAACCACCGCGCTCGCGGCCCAACGTTTTCCTACCCGGAATGTGGCGCCGGCCTGCAGCCCCCGGACAGGTTCTGGAAGGAGaacaaagggaaggagaaaggcggaggaggaagcagggaaaaGCACAGGGCCGGCCGCCGCGCTCGGGGCCCCTGGCACGCACACGCCGCGGCGCGGTCTCGTGTCTCCTCGGAGGAGAGGACACCAGCACCGCATTCGGAAAGCTCAGTTGCGGGGAGTCACCGCGGCGAGGGGGGTCCCCACGGCGTCCTGGCCGCTCGGCAGGGGCACACGGAGCTCGGTTCCCACGCCCACACCCAGACGCACCCTCCAGGTGGCTTCGCCGGGCCCAGGGCCCTGCTCCGCACCCCAGGCCTCGCCCCCCACCCAGCCGGGCAGGTGggcttccctgccccctcccacagcCGCAGAGCCCCGGCCACTTCCCTCCCAGCTCTGGGCCCCCAACCGCCTGAGGCCACTTTCCCAGCCGCGCTCAGGACAAGGCCCAGGCTGCCTGGACCCCGGAAGGTGGGCACCTCTCTGAGGGGCTCGTGTAAGAacctgaggggcgcctgggggactcAGCCGAACGTCCCACTCTGcatctcagctcgggtcttgatctcgggTTCGTGAGTTccagccccgcgtcgggctccacgctgggctGCAGCCTCCTAAGTACATAAATCAATAAGCAGCTTGAAGCCacacccagggccccggggcccccagcctGTCCCCCGTTTCCCTCGcctgggagaaaggagaaaagctgCCAAACGTGCGGCTTTGGGAGGA
The Vulpes vulpes isolate BD-2025 chromosome 2, VulVul3, whole genome shotgun sequence genome window above contains:
- the RFNG gene encoding beta-1,3-N-acetylglucosaminyltransferase radical fringe, which encodes MPPDPSRGSQPRTTAVHDPGAAVAHPWVPPPTAVSPDSSSAAQAPPLPSLRLRLGPPGASQVVSPQTFIFTDGDDPELQLQGGGHVINTNCSAVHTRQALCCKMSVEYDKFIESGRKWFCHVDDDNYVNPKGLLQLLATFSPSQDVYLGRPSLDHPIEAAERVQGGGTVTTVKFWFATGGAGFCLSRGLALKMSPWASLGSFMSTAERVRLPDDCTVGYIVEGLLGARLLPSSLFHSHLENLQRLPPDAVLQQVTLSYGGPDNPHNVVNVMGGFSLQQDPTRFKSVHCLLYPDTDWCPVHKQSDLDSR